One genomic segment of Pseudomonadota bacterium includes these proteins:
- the zwf gene encoding glucose-6-phosphate dehydrogenase has translation MKTSVQKFVLFGATGDLSQRMVWPSLYHLCREKLVPPTLTFVGSARHAIPNDEFRKVVEAALRKYVPAEYLKEDALADLLARVSYAPFEAGDGSAKGTEALQKALAGCNKILYFMATSPKFYGPTCLSLAAAGLACEHCRVILEKPIGTDLASSTAINEAVGSVFHEDRIFRIDHYLGKEAVQNLLALRFANSLFEPLWNASSIDNVQITVAETVGLEGRTGYYDESGALRDMVQNHMLQLVALVAMEPPHLFEANEVRNEKTKVIRSLRPITAATVSTSTVRGQYTAGSSGAAAVPGYNQEQGSKGNSETETFVALRAEIDNWRWAGVPFYLRTGKRMQSRRTDIAIQFKTVPHNIFAADEPNLQANRLVIKLQPEESVTLEILSKQPGLEGVRLREVPLELSLPKDESGGRTRIAYERLLLDAFKGNTTLFVRRDEVEAAWNWIDGIQSSWRSTRQLVKPYPAGTWGPTAAIALTERHGHSWYE, from the coding sequence ATGAAAACATCAGTCCAGAAATTCGTCCTCTTTGGTGCCACCGGCGATCTTTCGCAGCGCATGGTATGGCCGTCGCTCTACCACTTGTGCCGCGAGAAGCTGGTGCCGCCCACGCTCACGTTCGTCGGATCTGCGCGCCACGCGATCCCCAATGACGAATTCCGCAAGGTCGTCGAAGCGGCGCTGCGCAAGTACGTGCCGGCCGAGTACCTGAAGGAAGACGCGCTCGCAGACCTGCTGGCGCGGGTCAGTTACGCGCCGTTCGAAGCGGGCGACGGCTCGGCGAAGGGCACGGAAGCGCTGCAGAAGGCGCTCGCGGGCTGCAACAAGATTCTCTATTTCATGGCGACGTCGCCCAAGTTCTACGGGCCGACCTGTCTGAGCCTCGCCGCCGCCGGGCTCGCCTGCGAGCACTGCCGCGTCATCCTCGAGAAGCCGATCGGCACGGATCTCGCCTCGAGCACGGCGATCAATGAGGCCGTGGGCAGCGTATTCCACGAAGACCGCATCTTCCGCATCGACCACTACCTCGGCAAAGAGGCCGTGCAGAACCTGCTCGCGTTGCGCTTCGCGAACTCGTTGTTCGAACCCTTGTGGAACGCGTCGTCCATCGACAACGTGCAGATCACGGTGGCTGAAACCGTCGGCCTCGAAGGGCGCACGGGGTATTACGACGAGTCTGGCGCGCTGCGCGACATGGTTCAGAACCACATGCTGCAGCTCGTGGCGCTGGTCGCGATGGAGCCGCCACATCTGTTCGAGGCGAACGAAGTGCGCAACGAGAAGACCAAGGTCATTCGCAGCCTGCGTCCGATCACTGCGGCCACCGTCAGTACCAGCACCGTGCGTGGCCAGTACACGGCGGGAAGTTCCGGCGCTGCCGCGGTTCCCGGCTATAACCAGGAGCAGGGTTCGAAAGGCAACAGCGAGACGGAAACGTTCGTCGCGCTGCGCGCCGAGATCGACAACTGGCGCTGGGCCGGCGTGCCGTTCTACCTGCGCACCGGCAAACGCATGCAATCTCGCCGCACCGATATCGCGATCCAGTTCAAGACCGTGCCGCACAACATTTTCGCCGCGGACGAACCGAACCTGCAGGCGAACCGGCTCGTCATCAAGCTGCAGCCGGAAGAAAGCGTGACACTCGAGATCCTGAGCAAACAACCCGGGCTCGAAGGCGTGCGTCTGCGCGAAGTGCCGCTCGAGTTGTCCTTGCCGAAGGACGAGAGCGGTGGCCGCACACGTATTGCGTACGAGCGGCTGTTGCTGGACGCGTTCAAGGGAAATACCACGCTGTTCGTGCGCCGTGACGAAGTCGAGGCGGCGTGGAACTGGATCGACGGCATCCAGTCGAGCTGGCGCTCGACGCGTCAGCTGGTGAAGCCGTATCCTGCCGGCACCTGGGGGCCCACGGCCGCGATCGCTCTGACCGAGCGGCACGGCCATAGCTGGTATGAATAA
- the glk gene encoding glucokinase: MTGNTALPGADMQGGDFFDRSAVLGLVADVGGTHIRFGIAVGGSEGTPVNVHCVRRYAVRAHESIADAAQHYRNDTPGVPAGLSRAAVAVAGRVEQDRVQLTNSAWSFSARALSEAQRFDDLHVINDFEAVGHAVGALRRADLTPIGPHRLGLPMAQGVCAILGVGTGLGVGGVIANAGAFTVLATEGGHASFAPTSDKSIEVLRWLRKKYGRVSAERVLSGAGLANIYHALCETQGQHGPELSAAEITTRAATGSDANCVEAVGLFCELLGSFAGDLALTLGAWQGVLISGAMLQHFDRAVLERRVRAGFEYKGRFTPAMRNIPLETIAHPHVELLGAARLLNS; this comes from the coding sequence GTGACAGGAAATACGGCGCTTCCGGGCGCAGACATGCAGGGCGGAGACTTCTTCGACCGCTCCGCGGTGCTCGGCCTGGTGGCCGACGTCGGTGGCACACACATCCGCTTCGGCATTGCGGTCGGCGGCTCCGAGGGCACGCCGGTAAACGTGCACTGCGTACGTCGCTACGCGGTGCGCGCTCATGAATCCATCGCCGATGCCGCGCAGCACTATCGCAACGACACGCCGGGTGTCCCCGCGGGCCTGAGCCGCGCCGCGGTGGCGGTCGCGGGCCGCGTCGAACAGGATCGCGTGCAGCTCACCAACAGCGCCTGGAGTTTCTCGGCGCGCGCCTTGAGCGAAGCGCAACGCTTCGACGACCTGCACGTCATCAACGATTTCGAGGCCGTGGGTCACGCCGTCGGTGCGCTGCGCCGCGCGGATCTCACGCCCATCGGACCGCATCGCCTGGGCTTGCCGATGGCCCAGGGTGTCTGTGCCATCCTCGGAGTGGGAACGGGCCTCGGTGTCGGTGGCGTCATCGCCAACGCCGGCGCGTTCACGGTGCTCGCCACCGAAGGCGGTCACGCTTCCTTCGCACCCACGAGCGACAAATCCATCGAAGTCCTGCGCTGGCTGCGCAAGAAGTACGGCCGTGTGTCGGCCGAGCGCGTGTTGTCCGGCGCCGGGCTCGCCAACATTTACCATGCGTTGTGTGAAACGCAGGGCCAGCACGGGCCGGAGCTGTCCGCCGCCGAGATCACCACGCGCGCCGCCACCGGCAGCGATGCCAACTGTGTCGAGGCCGTGGGCCTGTTCTGCGAGTTGTTAGGCTCGTTCGCCGGCGATCTCGCGTTGACGCTGGGCGCATGGCAGGGCGTACTGATTTCCGGCGCCATGCTGCAGCACTTCGACCGGGCGGTGCTCGAGCGCCGGGTACGCGCCGGCTTCGAATACAAGGGCCGGTTCACGCCCGCAATGCGGAATATCCCACTTGAAACCATCGCCCACCCGCATGTGGAATTGCTGGGGGCGGCGCGTCTGCTCAACTCATGA
- a CDS encoding LacI family DNA-binding transcriptional regulator → MSRITIHDVSKAAGVSIKTVSRVLNSEPNVRSETRARVLKLVEELNYHPSLSARSLAGRSSNLIGLIYQNPSANYVVDLQKGALERCHTRGYRLLVHPCEGTDVSSVRDLAGLVLESHLDGVVLAPPLSDSTEVLAELQKHRIRFVRIAPTVDLDAYSCVFMNDVAAAREMTEYLIALGHERIGFINGPPGHPVTEQRYLGYTLALRSHGLDVDPQLVDRGEFTFDSGLAAARRLLSRATRPTAVFASNDDMAAGTIMAAHEMGLSIPQRLSVAGFDDSYVAQVIWPRLTTVHQPTYEMAHQAADMLFRSLGDEAPPKSVEIPYRMVCRESTGPRPTN, encoded by the coding sequence ATGAGCCGCATAACCATTCACGATGTGTCGAAGGCCGCGGGCGTCTCCATCAAGACGGTTTCGCGAGTGCTCAACAGCGAGCCGAATGTCCGCAGCGAGACACGCGCGCGCGTTCTCAAGCTGGTCGAAGAGCTCAACTATCACCCCAGCCTCTCGGCGCGCAGTCTCGCCGGCCGCAGTTCCAATCTCATCGGCCTCATCTACCAGAACCCGAGCGCTAACTACGTCGTCGACCTGCAAAAGGGCGCGCTCGAGCGCTGCCACACGCGCGGTTATCGGCTGCTGGTGCATCCCTGCGAAGGCACCGATGTCTCGAGCGTGCGCGATCTCGCCGGCCTCGTGCTCGAATCGCATCTCGACGGCGTGGTGCTCGCGCCGCCGCTGTCGGATTCCACCGAGGTGCTGGCCGAGCTGCAGAAGCATCGCATCCGCTTCGTGCGTATCGCGCCGACCGTCGATCTCGACGCATATTCATGCGTGTTCATGAACGACGTCGCCGCCGCGCGCGAGATGACCGAGTACCTCATTGCGCTCGGCCACGAACGTATTGGCTTCATCAACGGCCCGCCGGGACATCCGGTGACCGAGCAGCGTTATCTCGGTTACACGCTGGCGCTGCGTTCGCACGGGCTCGACGTCGATCCGCAGCTGGTCGACCGCGGCGAATTCACTTTTGATTCAGGACTGGCTGCCGCGCGGCGCCTGTTGTCCCGCGCGACCCGGCCCACCGCGGTGTTCGCCAGCAACGACGACATGGCCGCCGGCACCATCATGGCGGCGCACGAAATGGGGTTGTCGATTCCGCAGCGTCTGTCGGTCGCCGGGTTCGACGACAGCTACGTCGCGCAGGTCATCTGGCCGCGCCTCACGACCGTGCACCAGCCGACCTACGAGATGGCACATCAGGCTGCGGACATGTTGTTCCGCTCGCTGGGGGACGAAGCGCCGCCGAAGAGCGTCGAGATTCCCTACCGGATGGTGTGCCGGGAATCGACCGGGCCGCGCCCGACAAACTGA
- a CDS encoding AGE family epimerase/isomerase, producing the protein MDDKARIQAQHSQLCSWLLDAAYPLWSTRGVDPAGGYYERLQQNGLPLAERRRSRVQPRQAYCFAMAPSMGWRGDAAALVKHGLDFWIARYQRPDGLFRTLINADGSVADDRAITYDQAFGLLAFNLGATLGDWRAEREQQAQALLQAVLTHTKRATGGFENGVPTSLPLESNPHMHLFEAALAGCEVASETSLWQPLADEIAEFALAHFFDRNGILHEFFDSEWQFAEGVPGRIVEPGHQFEWAWLLLRWAGDKHAKARAAAFKLIDVTEANGVRNGLAYQQVLDDFSPHDASARLWPQTERLKAAALAARLTGEEKYFAIAASAADSLQRYLATPIPGLWYDRIDVHGNIVDEPAPTSSFYHLVVAVAEISALARAG; encoded by the coding sequence ATGGACGACAAGGCGCGCATTCAGGCACAACACAGCCAGCTGTGCAGCTGGCTGCTCGATGCGGCCTATCCACTCTGGTCGACGCGCGGGGTGGATCCGGCGGGCGGGTACTACGAGCGGTTGCAGCAGAACGGCCTGCCGCTCGCCGAACGGCGCCGCTCGCGTGTGCAGCCACGCCAGGCGTACTGCTTCGCGATGGCGCCCTCGATGGGCTGGCGCGGCGATGCGGCCGCGCTGGTGAAGCATGGGCTCGACTTCTGGATCGCGCGTTACCAGCGTCCGGACGGCTTGTTCCGCACGCTGATCAACGCCGATGGTTCGGTCGCCGACGATCGTGCGATCACCTACGACCAGGCATTCGGCCTGCTCGCGTTCAATCTCGGCGCGACGCTTGGCGACTGGCGCGCCGAACGCGAGCAGCAGGCGCAAGCCCTGCTGCAAGCCGTGTTGACACACACCAAACGCGCGACCGGTGGCTTCGAGAACGGCGTCCCGACCAGCCTGCCGCTGGAATCCAACCCGCACATGCACCTGTTCGAGGCCGCGCTCGCCGGTTGCGAGGTGGCGTCCGAAACCAGCCTGTGGCAGCCGCTGGCTGACGAGATCGCGGAGTTTGCGCTGGCGCATTTCTTCGATCGCAACGGCATCCTGCACGAGTTCTTCGACAGCGAGTGGCAGTTCGCAGAAGGTGTGCCGGGCCGCATCGTCGAGCCCGGACATCAATTCGAATGGGCCTGGCTGCTGCTGCGTTGGGCGGGCGACAAACACGCGAAGGCGCGCGCCGCCGCGTTCAAGCTCATCGACGTCACCGAGGCAAACGGCGTGCGCAACGGGCTCGCGTACCAGCAGGTGCTCGACGATTTCTCGCCGCACGACGCGAGCGCGCGCCTCTGGCCGCAGACCGAGCGCCTCAAGGCAGCGGCACTGGCCGCGCGCCTCACGGGTGAGGAGAAGTATTTCGCGATCGCCGCGTCCGCTGCGGATTCACTGCAGCGATACCTGGCCACTCCGATCCCGGGTCTGTGGTACGACCGGATCGACGTGCACGGCAACATCGTCGACGAGCCGGCGCCGACCAGCAGTTTCTATCACCTGGTCGTCGCGGTGGCGGAGATCAGCGCGCTCGCGCGCGCCGGATAA
- a CDS encoding sugar MFS transporter, with the protein MNSNYKSMRAGFATVTTLFFMWGFITVSIDPLIAALKTIFKLSYAEAMLTQFAFFMAYFIVSLPAAALIARLGNSKSIICALGVMVAGCLVIPAATYFETYVLVLVALFIIAGGITILQVVANPLAAALGAPERSHFRLTFSQTFNSFGTWLAPQLVSGVILAGGIFAVTHGAEVTAELRDESFRRIDTVFFAIAGALVLLAIFIFVFRRLLDVAKPVDEGQAPSIATALKSPWAVFGAGAIFLYVGAEVSIGSAMTNFLAEPDMLNIPLEQAGKMVSFYWGGAMVGRLIGSGLLFLVKQRAPWLLALFALGAATLCLAVTQLHGATAAYLALSIGLFNSIMFPVIFTSTLERSTASPAATSGLLCLAIVGGAILPFAYGMIADAAGLHTAYFLPAVAYAIIVVFAIASSSAKTYVHGTAAAAAGH; encoded by the coding sequence ATGAACTCTAACTACAAAAGCATGCGGGCGGGTTTTGCGACGGTGACCACATTGTTCTTCATGTGGGGTTTCATCACCGTTTCCATCGATCCATTGATCGCCGCGCTGAAGACCATCTTCAAACTCAGCTACGCCGAGGCGATGCTCACGCAGTTCGCGTTCTTCATGGCCTATTTCATCGTGTCGTTGCCGGCCGCCGCGCTGATCGCGCGGCTCGGCAACAGCAAGTCGATCATCTGCGCGCTGGGCGTGATGGTCGCCGGTTGCCTGGTGATACCGGCCGCGACCTACTTCGAAACTTACGTGCTGGTGCTGGTCGCGCTTTTCATCATCGCGGGCGGCATCACGATCCTGCAGGTGGTGGCCAATCCGCTGGCCGCGGCGCTCGGGGCGCCGGAACGCTCGCATTTCCGGCTCACGTTCTCGCAGACGTTCAATTCGTTCGGCACCTGGCTCGCGCCGCAGCTCGTTTCGGGCGTGATCCTCGCGGGCGGTATCTTCGCGGTGACACACGGCGCTGAAGTCACGGCGGAACTACGTGACGAATCGTTCCGCAGGATCGACACGGTGTTCTTTGCGATCGCAGGCGCTCTGGTGCTGCTCGCGATCTTCATCTTCGTGTTCCGCCGGCTGCTCGACGTCGCAAAGCCGGTGGACGAAGGCCAGGCGCCGTCGATCGCAACCGCGCTCAAATCGCCCTGGGCCGTGTTCGGTGCAGGCGCGATCTTCCTGTACGTCGGCGCCGAAGTATCGATCGGCAGCGCGATGACGAATTTCCTGGCCGAGCCGGACATGCTGAACATTCCGCTCGAACAAGCCGGGAAAATGGTGAGCTTCTACTGGGGCGGCGCGATGGTCGGCCGGCTCATCGGCAGCGGCCTGCTGTTCCTCGTGAAGCAGCGCGCGCCATGGCTGCTCGCATTGTTTGCGCTCGGCGCCGCGACATTGTGCCTCGCGGTGACGCAGCTGCACGGCGCGACCGCGGCGTACCTGGCGTTGTCGATCGGTCTCTTCAATTCGATCATGTTCCCGGTGATCTTCACCTCGACACTCGAACGCTCGACCGCATCGCCGGCGGCCACGTCCGGATTGTTGTGCCTCGCCATCGTCGGCGGCGCCATCCTGCCGTTCGCCTACGGCATGATTGCCGACGCCGCCGGACTGCATACCGCCTACTTCCTCCCGGCCGTGGCATACGCGATCATCGTCGTCTTCGCGATCGCCTCGAGCAGTGCGAAGACATACGTACACGGCACCGCGGCCGCCGCCGCGGGTCACTGA
- a CDS encoding ROK family transcriptional regulator, with product MSERSGKHLRLSGTNLERAGDHNQRVTLHAIRVNGPITRTELARITGLTAPAIANITRRLLNEQLIQDAGRRRGGRGQPATKLVINPDSWFSIGLNVDRDHITMVVLDFEGRVRARASCEQNFALPKDVRQFFDKSVGKLLAKVGIESDRLIGVGVALPDDMPKAALPQQPENYGVWASTDVVALLAETLPVPVFVENDAAAAAMGEMQFGLGKKYQTFFYILITAALGGSLVIDGNHFRGANGRSGELGMLRGRDASGLERQIQNIVSVSALYSRLGAQGIKVAAPHELTGLDEKGQVIINAWVEIAVDTLLETVLAINCLVNPEAVLIGGRLPAGIVDQIATRLNQRLAAHAATVPVIAPVARAALSDDAPAVGAAILPFSHRLLPTRSALMKVAAH from the coding sequence ATGAGCGAACGCTCCGGCAAGCACCTGCGGCTGTCGGGGACGAACCTCGAACGCGCCGGCGATCACAATCAACGCGTCACGCTGCATGCGATCCGCGTCAACGGGCCGATCACCCGCACGGAGCTCGCCAGGATCACCGGGCTCACCGCACCCGCCATCGCGAACATCACTCGGCGTTTGCTCAACGAGCAGCTCATCCAGGATGCCGGCCGGCGGCGCGGCGGCCGCGGCCAGCCCGCCACCAAACTCGTCATCAATCCCGACAGCTGGTTCTCCATCGGGCTCAATGTCGATCGCGACCACATCACGATGGTGGTGCTGGATTTCGAAGGCCGGGTGCGCGCGCGCGCGTCGTGCGAACAGAATTTCGCGCTGCCGAAGGATGTCCGGCAGTTCTTCGACAAGAGCGTGGGCAAACTACTGGCCAAGGTCGGCATCGAAAGCGACCGGCTGATCGGTGTCGGTGTTGCGTTGCCCGACGACATGCCCAAGGCGGCGCTGCCGCAACAGCCCGAGAACTACGGCGTCTGGGCTTCGACCGACGTGGTCGCGCTGCTGGCAGAGACGCTGCCGGTGCCGGTGTTCGTCGAGAACGACGCGGCGGCGGCGGCCATGGGCGAGATGCAGTTCGGCCTCGGCAAGAAGTACCAGACATTCTTTTATATCCTGATCACCGCGGCGCTCGGCGGCAGCCTGGTGATCGACGGCAATCATTTCCGCGGCGCGAATGGCCGCAGCGGCGAGCTCGGCATGTTGCGCGGCCGCGATGCCTCGGGGCTCGAACGCCAGATCCAGAACATCGTGTCCGTGTCGGCGTTGTACAGCCGACTCGGCGCGCAGGGCATCAAGGTGGCGGCGCCGCATGAGCTCACCGGCCTCGACGAAAAAGGCCAGGTCATCATCAATGCGTGGGTCGAGATCGCCGTCGACACGCTGCTCGAGACCGTGCTAGCGATCAATTGCCTGGTGAATCCCGAAGCGGTGCTGATCGGCGGCCGCCTGCCGGCCGGCATCGTCGACCAGATCGCCACGCGCCTCAATCAACGGCTCGCGGCCCATGCCGCCACGGTGCCGGTCATCGCGCCCGTGGCGCGCGCCGCGTTGTCCGACGACGCACCGGCGGTCGGCGCCGCGATCCTGCCGTTCAGCCACCGGCTGCTGCCGACACGCTCCGCGCTCATGAAAGTCGCGGCGCATTGA
- a CDS encoding ROK family protein, producing MQISTKLLAGVELGGTKCVCILGTGPDDVRALERLSTGEPEETLWQIEAVLDRWRAQYAPPGAIGIASFGPVDLRPGSAKYGFITSTSKAGWRDTDVAQRLTRHAGVPMGFDTDVNGAALAEGRWGAAQGLDDFAYVTVGTGIGVGSIVRGRSVFGMNHTELGHIRVVRKPGDTFAGVCPYHGDCIEGLASGPAIEARAGMSASQLPADHPAWEFVTHGLAQLLHTMVLTTAPTRIFLGGGVMAGQSHLFERIREELKRSLNGYVEAPELGQGLAQFIVPPGLGTMAGPLGALALAADAEARVINTPVASAATR from the coding sequence TTGCAAATTTCGACCAAACTACTTGCCGGCGTCGAGTTGGGCGGCACCAAATGTGTATGCATCCTCGGCACCGGGCCCGACGACGTGCGCGCCCTGGAGCGGCTCTCGACCGGTGAACCCGAGGAGACGCTGTGGCAGATAGAAGCGGTGCTCGATCGCTGGCGTGCGCAATATGCGCCGCCGGGCGCCATCGGCATCGCTTCGTTCGGCCCGGTCGATCTGCGGCCGGGTTCCGCTAAATACGGCTTCATCACGTCGACCTCCAAGGCCGGCTGGCGGGATACCGACGTTGCGCAGCGGCTCACGCGGCACGCGGGCGTGCCGATGGGTTTCGATACGGACGTCAATGGCGCGGCGCTCGCGGAAGGGCGCTGGGGCGCGGCCCAGGGTCTCGACGACTTCGCCTACGTCACGGTGGGCACGGGAATCGGCGTCGGCTCCATCGTGCGCGGCCGCTCGGTGTTCGGCATGAACCACACCGAGCTCGGACACATCCGCGTGGTGCGCAAGCCCGGCGATACCTTCGCGGGTGTCTGCCCGTACCACGGCGATTGCATCGAAGGCCTGGCGTCCGGCCCCGCCATCGAAGCACGCGCCGGCATGTCGGCCTCACAACTGCCGGCCGATCATCCGGCCTGGGAGTTCGTGACGCACGGACTCGCCCAGTTGTTGCACACCATGGTGCTGACCACAGCGCCGACGCGCATTTTTCTCGGCGGCGGCGTGATGGCGGGGCAGTCGCATCTGTTCGAGCGCATCCGCGAGGAGCTCAAGCGCAGCCTCAACGGTTATGTCGAGGCGCCCGAGCTCGGACAGGGGCTGGCGCAGTTCATCGTTCCGCCGGGGCTCGGCACGATGGCCGGCCCGCTCGGTGCGCTCGCGCTCGCAGCCGATGCCGAGGCCCGGGTGATCAACACTCCCGTCGCCAGCGCGGCCACGCGATGA
- a CDS encoding tryptophan halogenase family protein, whose amino-acid sequence MEPDRRIRRIAIVGGGMSGWAAAAILGRKLGGQCSIHVIETPEPMPAGQAETTLPQFLEMLRFLGVEQNDFIDKTQSTYSLGTRLHEWAAPATSFWHPFGAFGALIERRPFYHFWHKARALGLQPRLEYFSQEIAMASANRFIFPTNSLGVAQQMRYALHVDAALATRYLRTTAERAGTIRLERKVVSATRAANGNLDELQFEDGGTLRADLYIDCSGARGQLIGEIMESGYQSWRQWLPCDRMVSAPAPLEDVRPPYARIAARAAGWQWRVSLQQNLSVGQIYSSAHQDDEAALADLRAIGGVDFLAEPRRVEFEAGRRRKFWDRNVVALGAAAGCVEPLAGAGLHLLANTLFNLLDHFPDRQFDPANIASYNAAIGAELESVRDFTILHYCLPRRDDSPFWQQCAALALPDTLAQRVEMYRATGRIVQPRPEIFTDLDWFWIFEGLGVTPRDYDPLVDTIDFEQVKRLMLGISQKVSADVAAAPSHDSFFAAANARLAAARKAAAAAQPAS is encoded by the coding sequence ATGGAACCGGATCGAAGAATCAGGCGAATTGCCATTGTCGGTGGTGGCATGTCCGGCTGGGCCGCCGCGGCCATACTCGGACGCAAGCTCGGCGGGCAATGCTCTATCCACGTGATCGAGACACCGGAGCCCATGCCGGCCGGACAGGCCGAGACAACGCTGCCGCAGTTCCTCGAGATGCTGCGTTTTCTCGGCGTCGAGCAGAACGATTTCATCGACAAGACCCAGTCGACCTACAGCCTGGGGACGCGTTTGCATGAATGGGCGGCGCCCGCGACCTCGTTCTGGCATCCGTTCGGCGCGTTCGGCGCGCTGATCGAACGGCGGCCTTTCTATCATTTCTGGCACAAGGCCAGGGCGCTCGGCCTGCAGCCGCGGCTCGAATACTTCAGCCAGGAAATCGCGATGGCCTCCGCCAATCGCTTCATTTTCCCGACCAATTCGCTGGGGGTGGCGCAGCAGATGCGTTACGCGCTGCATGTCGATGCGGCTCTCGCGACGCGATATCTGCGCACCACCGCGGAACGCGCCGGCACCATCCGGCTCGAGCGCAAGGTAGTTAGCGCGACGCGCGCTGCGAACGGCAATCTCGACGAGCTGCAGTTCGAGGACGGCGGCACGCTGCGCGCCGATCTCTACATCGATTGCAGTGGCGCGCGCGGCCAGCTCATCGGCGAGATCATGGAATCCGGCTACCAGAGCTGGCGGCAGTGGCTGCCCTGCGATCGCATGGTCTCGGCGCCGGCGCCGCTCGAAGACGTGCGTCCGCCGTACGCGCGGATCGCGGCACGCGCCGCGGGCTGGCAGTGGCGCGTCTCGCTGCAACAAAACCTGAGCGTCGGGCAGATCTATTCGAGCGCCCACCAGGACGACGAGGCGGCGCTGGCCGACCTGCGCGCGATCGGCGGCGTCGATTTCCTCGCCGAGCCGCGGCGGGTTGAATTCGAAGCGGGCCGCCGCCGGAAATTCTGGGACCGGAACGTCGTCGCGTTGGGCGCCGCGGCGGGTTGCGTCGAGCCGCTCGCGGGCGCCGGCCTGCATCTGCTGGCCAACACATTGTTCAATCTGCTCGATCACTTCCCGGACCGGCAGTTTGACCCCGCCAATATTGCGAGCTACAACGCCGCCATCGGCGCCGAACTCGAGAGTGTCCGTGACTTCACGATCCTCCACTACTGCCTGCCGCGGCGCGACGATTCGCCGTTCTGGCAGCAGTGCGCGGCGCTGGCGCTGCCCGACACGCTCGCGCAGCGCGTCGAGATGTATCGCGCCACCGGGCGCATCGTTCAGCCGCGTCCGGAGATCTTCACCGACCTCGACTGGTTCTGGATATTCGAAGGCCTCGGCGTCACGCCGCGCGACTACGATCCGCTGGTCGATACCATCGACTTCGAACAAGTCAAACGCCTGATGCTCGGGATCAGCCAGAAAGTCTCGGCGGACGTGGCGGCGGCGCCTTCGCACGACAGCTTCTTCGCAGCGGCGAATGCGCGACTCGCCGCCGCGCGCAAAGCCGCCGCGGCCGCGCAGCCCGCGAGCTGA